A part of Variovorax sp. HW608 genomic DNA contains:
- a CDS encoding DUF1326 domain-containing protein, whose translation MSYHLEGRLLEVCNCKVLCPCWIGEDPDNGTCDTIVAWRIDKGTVDGVDVGGNTIVAVAHVPGNILQGNWTAAIYVDEQASKAQEEALLKVYTGQAGGPVADLAKLIGQVVSVERAPIRFTVVGGKGELEIGTDYYAELEPYQGATGGQTTLSDTVFSTVPGAPVFVGKAPVYRSKNAALGIDLNIKNHNALQSTFVFDA comes from the coding sequence ATGAGTTATCACCTGGAAGGTCGTCTGCTTGAGGTTTGCAACTGCAAGGTCCTGTGCCCCTGCTGGATCGGCGAGGACCCTGACAACGGTACCTGCGACACCATTGTCGCCTGGCGTATCGACAAAGGAACGGTCGATGGCGTCGATGTGGGAGGAAATACCATCGTGGCCGTGGCCCATGTGCCGGGCAATATCCTGCAAGGCAACTGGACTGCCGCGATCTACGTCGACGAGCAGGCCTCCAAAGCGCAGGAAGAGGCCCTGCTGAAGGTCTACACCGGCCAGGCCGGGGGGCCGGTCGCCGACCTCGCCAAGCTCATTGGTCAGGTCGTCTCGGTGGAGCGGGCGCCGATCCGCTTCACGGTGGTCGGCGGCAAGGGCGAACTCGAGATCGGCACGGACTACTACGCCGAACTCGAGCCCTATCAGGGCGCGACCGGGGGTCAGACCACCCTCTCCGATACGGTGTTCTCGACGGTGCCGGGCGCTCCGGTGTTTGTCGGCAAGGCCCCGGTCTATCGGTCCAAGAACGCCGCGCTCGGCATCGACCTCAACATCAAGAACCACAACGCCTTGCAGAGCACGTTCGTCTTCGACGCATGA
- a CDS encoding trans-sulfuration enzyme family protein — MSRDADAPRHLRFASRVIHAGQAPDPSTGAIMPPIYATSTYVQQSPGVHQGYDYGRSHNPTRFAFERCVADLEGGSQAFAFASGLAAISTTLELLEAGSHIVSGDDIYGGTFRLFDKVRGRSAGHRFSYTDLGDVDQVAAALQPDTRLLWVETPSNPLLRLADLEALAALCRARGVISVADNTFASPFVQRPLELGFDIVVHSTTKYLNGHSDVIGGIAIVGKQARHEALRERLGFLQNAVGAIASPFDSFLALRGVKTLALRMERHCTNAAALAQWLEAQPQVRRVYYPGLVSHPEHALARRQMSGGFGGMISVDLHGDLAGTRRFLEAVKIFSLAESLGGVESLIEHPAIMTHATIPAETRARLGIGDTLVRLSVGVEALEDLREDLAQALDRV; from the coding sequence ATGAGCCGTGATGCCGACGCCCCCCGCCACCTGCGATTCGCCAGCCGGGTGATCCATGCGGGTCAGGCGCCCGACCCAAGCACCGGGGCGATCATGCCGCCCATCTATGCCACGTCGACTTACGTGCAGCAGAGCCCGGGGGTGCATCAAGGCTACGACTACGGCCGCTCGCACAATCCCACCCGCTTCGCGTTCGAGCGCTGTGTGGCCGATCTCGAAGGGGGCTCGCAGGCATTCGCCTTCGCGTCCGGGCTGGCCGCCATCTCGACCACGCTGGAACTCCTGGAAGCAGGCTCCCACATCGTCTCGGGCGATGACATCTACGGCGGCACCTTCAGGCTGTTCGACAAGGTGCGAGGGCGCAGCGCCGGCCACCGCTTCAGCTACACCGACCTCGGCGATGTCGACCAGGTGGCCGCGGCGCTGCAGCCTGACACGCGACTGCTATGGGTCGAGACGCCGAGCAATCCGCTGCTGAGGCTGGCCGACCTCGAGGCGCTGGCGGCGCTGTGCCGTGCACGCGGGGTCATCAGCGTGGCTGACAACACCTTCGCCAGTCCGTTCGTGCAGCGGCCGCTGGAACTCGGCTTCGACATCGTGGTGCATTCGACCACCAAGTATCTCAATGGGCATTCCGACGTGATCGGCGGCATTGCGATCGTGGGCAAGCAAGCCCGGCATGAGGCGCTGCGCGAGCGGCTCGGATTCCTGCAAAACGCGGTCGGTGCGATCGCCAGCCCTTTCGACAGTTTCCTGGCGCTGCGCGGCGTGAAGACGCTCGCCCTGCGCATGGAGAGGCACTGCACCAATGCGGCTGCGCTGGCACAGTGGCTGGAGGCACAGCCGCAGGTCCGGCGGGTCTACTATCCGGGCCTGGTGTCGCATCCGGAGCATGCGCTCGCGCGCCGTCAGATGAGCGGCGGATTCGGCGGCATGATCTCGGTCGACCTGCACGGCGACCTGGCCGGCACGCGCCGCTTTCTGGAGGCGGTGAAGATCTTCTCTCTGGCCGAGAGCCTTGGTGGGGTCGAGAGCCTGATCGAGCATCCAGCGATCATGACCCACGCCACCATCCCGGCCGAGACGCGTGCACGGCTCGGCATCGGCGACACGCTGGTGCGGCTATCGGTGGGCGTCGAGGCGCTGGAGGACCTGCGCGAGGACCTGGCGCAGGCGCTGGACCGGGTCTGA
- a CDS encoding DUF2182 domain-containing protein — protein MNSTAGQPPPSASRHVHVFLPILAALIALAWVALWAWARSPYGRYLEHDDWTASGPAAFLCRVVPAGGVVVPAVLYAVAWILMTAAMMLPTTLPLFSAFDRLTAQRADHGRLLVMLGLGYMTVWGAFGLLAHALHSAVLSLLAAQPTLALHGWLIGVATIALAGVFQFSTLKYRCLERCRTPLSFVIEHWRGHAQSRHAFALGAQHGLFCVGCCWALMLLMFALGTGSLGWMLLLAAVMAIEKNVRWGKRLSMPLGVALLSWAIILVATHA, from the coding sequence ATGAACTCAACGGCAGGCCAGCCGCCGCCCAGCGCCTCGCGTCATGTTCACGTGTTCCTGCCGATCCTGGCCGCGCTGATTGCGCTCGCATGGGTGGCGTTGTGGGCGTGGGCACGCAGCCCGTACGGACGCTATCTCGAACACGATGACTGGACAGCGTCGGGACCGGCGGCGTTTCTGTGCCGTGTCGTTCCTGCCGGCGGCGTGGTCGTGCCCGCGGTCCTTTACGCTGTCGCGTGGATCCTCATGACGGCGGCCATGATGCTGCCGACCACCTTGCCGCTGTTCAGTGCCTTCGACCGATTGACCGCGCAGCGCGCAGACCATGGACGCCTCCTCGTCATGCTCGGCTTGGGCTACATGACGGTGTGGGGAGCCTTCGGCCTTCTGGCGCATGCACTGCACAGCGCTGTGCTGTCCCTTCTCGCAGCCCAACCCACTCTGGCCTTGCATGGCTGGTTGATCGGCGTCGCAACCATTGCGTTGGCCGGCGTATTTCAGTTCAGCACGCTCAAGTACCGGTGCCTGGAGAGGTGCCGAACGCCCTTGAGTTTCGTCATCGAGCACTGGCGCGGACACGCACAATCGCGGCACGCGTTCGCGCTTGGCGCCCAGCACGGACTGTTCTGCGTCGGGTGCTGCTGGGCGCTGATGCTGTTGATGTTCGCGCTCGGTACTGGCAGCCTCGGCTGGATGCTCCTGCTCGCGGCCGTGATGGCAATCGAAAAGAACGTCCGCTGGGGGAAGCGTCTCAGCATGCCCCTTGGCGTGGCGTTGCTGTCATGGGCAATCATCCTGGTGGCGACCCATGCGTGA
- a CDS encoding FMN-binding protein, which produces MISRRETLRRMAGSGVAAAALWQTRAFAATFMDIEEARKILLPRATSFEPVALDLGAPRIAELAAGTHTQPPRGYAPMAWAGLAEDRRVGWVLSDRAIGKYELIDFAAGFEADGSVSGLEILAYRESHGAEIRTPGWRRQFVGRKGPDQLRFNEDIRNISGATLSCQHVTEAVQRLSLIVQQLAQKPARS; this is translated from the coding sequence ATGATTTCCCGCCGCGAAACACTTCGTCGAATGGCCGGCTCGGGCGTGGCCGCTGCCGCACTCTGGCAGACGCGCGCGTTCGCCGCGACTTTCATGGACATCGAGGAAGCGAGGAAGATCCTGCTTCCCCGTGCCACGTCCTTCGAGCCCGTGGCGCTCGATCTCGGCGCGCCGCGAATCGCGGAGCTCGCGGCCGGCACGCACACGCAGCCGCCACGCGGCTATGCGCCGATGGCCTGGGCGGGCCTCGCGGAGGACAGGCGGGTCGGCTGGGTGCTGAGCGACCGGGCCATCGGCAAATACGAGCTCATCGATTTCGCCGCGGGCTTCGAAGCGGACGGCAGCGTGTCCGGGCTCGAAATCCTGGCCTACCGCGAGTCGCATGGCGCGGAGATCCGCACGCCCGGCTGGCGCAGGCAGTTCGTCGGGCGCAAGGGGCCGGATCAGCTTCGCTTCAATGAAGACATCCGCAACATCTCGGGCGCGACGCTTTCCTGCCAGCATGTCACGGAAGCGGTCCAGCGTCTGAGCCTGATCGTGCAGCAGCTCGCACAGAAGCCTGCACGGAGCTGA
- a CDS encoding amino acid ABC transporter permease, with translation MPLFDYTLLLSGRYHDMLVAGLWLSLQLLAASLVLALPIAVVVALLRLSPLRWLQRLGFAYVELIRNIPLLAHMLFWYFGAPELLPTAFKEWLYARNIEAVSAVIALALYSAAYMAEDIRSGIRAIPTVQFEAGRALGFGFIATMRRVVLPQALRVTVPPLISQTLNLWKNTSIATVVGVAELMYQAGQVESASFRSFESFAFASAAYLSVSLLITALAAWYQHRFPVRVT, from the coding sequence ATGCCGTTGTTCGACTACACACTGCTCCTGAGCGGCCGCTACCACGACATGCTGGTCGCGGGCCTGTGGCTGTCGCTGCAGCTCCTTGCCGCGTCGCTGGTCCTCGCACTGCCGATCGCGGTCGTGGTGGCATTGCTGCGGCTGTCACCCCTGCGCTGGTTGCAGCGGCTCGGCTTCGCCTATGTGGAACTGATCCGCAACATCCCGCTGCTGGCGCACATGCTGTTCTGGTATTTCGGTGCGCCGGAGCTTCTGCCGACCGCATTCAAGGAATGGCTGTACGCACGCAACATCGAGGCCGTGAGCGCGGTGATCGCACTCGCGCTGTACAGCGCAGCCTACATGGCCGAGGACATTCGCAGCGGCATCCGCGCCATTCCGACGGTGCAGTTCGAAGCCGGCCGCGCGCTCGGTTTCGGCTTCATCGCCACGATGCGGCGCGTGGTGCTGCCGCAGGCCCTGCGGGTGACCGTGCCGCCCCTGATCTCCCAGACGCTCAATCTCTGGAAGAACACCTCGATCGCCACGGTGGTCGGCGTGGCCGAACTCATGTACCAGGCCGGGCAGGTGGAGAGCGCGAGCTTCCGCAGCTTCGAATCCTTCGCCTTCGCGAGCGCGGCCTACCTCAGCGTGTCGCTGCTGATCACCGCATTGGCCGCCTGGTACCAGCATCGCTTTCCGGTGCGCGTGACATGA
- a CDS encoding PAS domain-containing sensor histidine kinase — translation METSTLRSWLKLAAADIAARCGDLVLRRTRGGDSRRNGDGEPQGTLEILRDSERRYRELFESLDVGFGIIEVVFDADHRPQDFHFLEVNPAFERQTGWRDVVGRRMREIAPDAEQYWFDVYGKVAETGEPIRFERRARTLDRWYDVYAFPFAKASCRVGVLFRDITQRKQTEHALRASEARSRLALDVAQLGTWSWRGAGNLLSADPRFRELCGFGLDEALSLEGVMAHVHADDRVVVEARVREALEPSGEGRLKTELRCVDPDGSVRWLVARGMTEFSTAGGDRRPARMLGTVMDVTARKLIEQELLRGRDELELRVRERTDALARANAALHVEIAERKTAEDKIRQLLGQLVDAQEDERRRLSRELHDTLGQHLAVLTLGLGAVRAQEGCPPHVMERLSHIEQAARRLEEEVDRLSYELRPLALDNMGLVDALRQYAADWATECGVAVDVTVLGIPVDEHLPAAVETTVYRVVQEALTNVRKHAAASQVSLIAERRGPELRVIVEDDGCGFDATSMTSPTDSGRRLGLRGMAERAALVAGSLDIESAQGHGTTVFLSVPLDVGHTHDETPHHEQTPHRAG, via the coding sequence TTGGAGACAAGCACGCTGCGATCCTGGCTGAAGCTCGCCGCGGCTGACATTGCCGCGCGGTGTGGCGATCTTGTGCTGCGGCGAACGCGCGGCGGAGACTCTCGGCGCAACGGCGATGGCGAACCGCAGGGAACCCTGGAGATCCTGCGCGATTCGGAGCGGCGCTATCGAGAGTTGTTCGAGTCGCTCGACGTGGGCTTCGGCATCATCGAAGTGGTCTTCGACGCCGATCATCGGCCACAGGACTTCCACTTTCTCGAGGTCAACCCCGCGTTCGAACGGCAGACGGGTTGGCGCGACGTGGTGGGTCGCCGGATGCGCGAGATCGCACCGGATGCAGAACAGTACTGGTTCGACGTCTATGGCAAGGTGGCCGAGACGGGTGAGCCCATCCGTTTCGAGAGGCGAGCCCGGACCCTGGACCGTTGGTACGACGTCTACGCTTTTCCCTTTGCGAAGGCGTCCTGCCGCGTCGGCGTGCTGTTCCGCGACATCACCCAGCGCAAGCAGACCGAGCATGCCCTGCGCGCAAGCGAGGCCCGCAGTCGTCTCGCGCTTGACGTGGCACAACTCGGGACATGGTCGTGGCGAGGGGCCGGAAACCTGCTCAGCGCCGACCCCCGCTTTCGCGAGTTGTGCGGCTTCGGCCTCGACGAAGCGTTGAGTCTTGAAGGCGTGATGGCCCACGTGCATGCGGACGACCGGGTGGTCGTCGAAGCGCGCGTGCGCGAGGCGCTGGAACCTTCCGGTGAAGGGCGCCTCAAGACCGAGTTGCGTTGTGTCGATCCAGATGGCAGCGTGCGATGGCTGGTCGCGCGCGGCATGACGGAATTCAGCACGGCAGGCGGCGATCGCCGTCCGGCGCGCATGTTGGGAACAGTGATGGACGTCACCGCGCGCAAGCTGATCGAACAGGAGTTGCTGCGTGGGCGCGACGAACTGGAGCTGCGGGTTCGCGAGCGAACGGATGCGCTCGCCCGTGCCAATGCCGCGCTCCACGTCGAGATCGCCGAGCGAAAGACGGCAGAAGACAAGATACGGCAGCTCCTCGGCCAACTGGTCGATGCGCAGGAAGACGAGCGCCGACGCCTATCGCGCGAGTTGCACGACACGCTCGGACAGCACCTCGCCGTGCTGACGCTGGGACTCGGGGCGGTGCGGGCGCAGGAGGGTTGTCCGCCGCATGTCATGGAGCGCCTCAGTCACATCGAGCAGGCGGCACGCCGGCTGGAGGAAGAGGTCGACCGGCTGTCGTACGAGCTGCGTCCGCTGGCGCTTGACAACATGGGGCTGGTCGACGCCTTGCGCCAATACGCAGCGGATTGGGCGACAGAATGTGGGGTCGCGGTGGACGTGACCGTGCTTGGCATTCCGGTCGACGAGCACCTGCCGGCCGCAGTGGAGACGACCGTGTACAGGGTGGTGCAGGAGGCACTGACCAATGTGCGAAAACATGCCGCGGCGTCGCAGGTGAGCCTGATCGCCGAGCGACGTGGGCCCGAACTGCGGGTCATCGTCGAGGATGATGGCTGCGGATTCGACGCCACATCGATGACCTCCCCTACGGACAGTGGGCGCCGGCTTGGCCTGCGTGGCATGGCAGAACGCGCCGCGCTGGTGGCCGGCTCGCTCGATATAGAGTCTGCACAAGGCCATGGAACGACGGTCTTCCTCTCGGTCCCGCTCGACGTCGGCCATACCCACGATGAAACACCGCATCATGAACAAACTCCGCATCGTGCTGGCTGA
- a CDS encoding amino acid ABC transporter permease: MLELIRTYWLYFLVGQYPDGPLGGLVLTVLLATCGLVLALPLGIAFGLARLSPWRWLRWPVTALVYVVRGVPLLMVVFWAYFFLPSVTGVKTDQFTTMLIALVVFDAAYLAEIVRAGVQGLPRGQTEAARALGLDYARSMRLVLLPQALRSMLPSLVNQFVSTIKETSLGYIIGLAEVSFIATQINTQVFTRPAEVYGILGLTYFLMCFGLSRFAFWLERRLARRSIPTAAARQVSS; encoded by the coding sequence ATGCTTGAACTGATCCGGACCTACTGGCTTTACTTCCTGGTCGGGCAGTACCCGGACGGGCCGCTCGGCGGCCTGGTGCTCACGGTGCTGCTTGCCACTTGCGGACTGGTGCTCGCGCTGCCGCTGGGCATCGCCTTCGGGCTGGCGCGGCTGAGCCCGTGGCGCTGGCTGCGGTGGCCGGTCACGGCCCTGGTGTATGTGGTGCGGGGCGTGCCGCTGCTGATGGTGGTCTTCTGGGCCTACTTCTTCCTGCCCAGCGTAACCGGCGTCAAGACCGATCAGTTCACCACCATGCTCATTGCGCTCGTGGTGTTCGACGCGGCCTATCTGGCGGAGATCGTGCGCGCCGGCGTGCAGGGCCTGCCACGCGGCCAGACCGAGGCGGCGCGCGCGCTGGGGCTGGACTATGCGCGCTCGATGCGGCTGGTGCTCCTGCCGCAGGCGCTGCGCAGCATGCTGCCTTCGCTGGTGAACCAGTTCGTCTCCACCATCAAGGAAACCTCGCTGGGCTACATCATCGGTCTGGCTGAGGTGTCCTTCATCGCCACCCAGATCAACACCCAGGTCTTCACCCGGCCGGCCGAGGTGTACGGCATCCTGGGGCTGACGTATTTCCTGATGTGCTTCGGCCTGTCGCGCTTCGCCTTCTGGCTGGAGCGCCGCCTGGCCCGGCGCAGCATTCCGACGGCCGCGGCGCGGCAGGTGTCTTCATGA
- a CDS encoding amino acid ABC transporter ATP-binding protein — MIELQNVNKWYGAYHALVDVSETVRTGEVVVVCGPSGSGKSTLIRTLNRLEPIQSGRILIDGQDIHAPGTDVNAFRSRIGFVFQQFNLFPHLTVLGNCTMAPMQLRGLSRAQAEERALALLDRVGLAAKAHAWPSELSGGQQQRVAIARALAMQPPLMLFDEPTSALDPEMVGEVLLVMRDLANDGMTMVCVTHEMGFAREVADRVFFMDQGKVLERATPEEFFNRPQHPRTRQFLSDIRSPFREA; from the coding sequence ATGATCGAGCTTCAGAACGTCAACAAGTGGTATGGGGCGTACCACGCGCTGGTCGATGTCAGCGAAACCGTGCGCACCGGCGAAGTCGTCGTGGTGTGCGGTCCCTCCGGGTCGGGCAAGTCGACGCTGATTCGCACGCTCAACCGGCTGGAGCCGATCCAGTCCGGACGCATCCTGATCGACGGGCAGGACATCCATGCGCCGGGCACGGACGTGAATGCGTTCCGCTCGCGGATCGGCTTCGTGTTCCAGCAGTTCAACCTTTTCCCGCACCTGACGGTGCTGGGCAACTGCACGATGGCTCCGATGCAACTGCGTGGCCTGTCGCGCGCACAGGCGGAAGAACGTGCGCTTGCGCTGCTCGACCGCGTCGGCCTGGCCGCGAAGGCGCATGCTTGGCCCTCGGAGCTCTCGGGCGGCCAGCAGCAGCGCGTGGCCATTGCCCGCGCACTGGCGATGCAACCGCCGCTGATGCTGTTCGACGAACCCACGAGCGCACTCGATCCCGAGATGGTCGGCGAAGTGCTGCTCGTGATGCGCGACCTGGCGAATGACGGCATGACCATGGTCTGCGTCACCCACGAGATGGGTTTCGCACGCGAGGTCGCGGACCGCGTCTTCTTCATGGATCAGGGCAAGGTACTCGAGCGCGCGACCCCCGAGGAATTCTTCAACCGCCCGCAGCACCCGCGCACGCGGCAGTTCCTCTCGGACATCCGTTCTCCCTTCCGCGAGGCCTGA
- a CDS encoding ABC transporter substrate-binding protein, translating into MRRHFIAAALATAALLPSLSAHADQLADIKKRGELVVGVLGTDEPATFVDPKTRQIVGYEVDLVNAIAEKIGVKPKLKQIAVAARIPELQQGHVDLVAAGLTHNKERESQIDFSLTTFVTGQKALVKKDSGITEVPQLAGKKVLTIRGGTQEPNLRKAVPGVEVVTFDTSQQAFQALQQGKGVGYVDDEAALLRSYAKLGPQKAQYTVLKQNLSTESLAIGIKKGEPTLKAVVDDTLRDLEKSGQAEKIFFKWYGPQTASGFQSRDFRFETDKIVE; encoded by the coding sequence ATGCGCCGTCACTTCATCGCCGCCGCGCTCGCGACCGCAGCGCTGCTGCCTTCACTCAGCGCCCATGCCGATCAGCTTGCAGACATCAAGAAGCGCGGCGAACTCGTGGTGGGCGTGCTCGGCACCGATGAGCCTGCCACCTTCGTCGACCCCAAGACCCGCCAGATCGTCGGCTACGAGGTCGACCTGGTGAACGCGATCGCGGAGAAGATCGGCGTCAAGCCGAAGCTCAAGCAGATCGCGGTGGCCGCGCGCATTCCGGAACTGCAGCAGGGCCATGTCGACCTCGTCGCGGCCGGCCTGACGCACAACAAGGAACGCGAATCGCAGATCGACTTTTCGCTGACCACCTTCGTCACCGGCCAGAAGGCCCTCGTCAAGAAGGACAGCGGCATCACCGAGGTGCCGCAGTTGGCCGGCAAGAAGGTGCTGACGATCCGCGGCGGCACGCAGGAGCCCAATTTGCGCAAGGCGGTGCCGGGCGTCGAGGTGGTCACCTTCGACACCAGCCAGCAAGCCTTCCAGGCGCTCCAGCAGGGCAAGGGCGTGGGCTATGTCGATGACGAGGCCGCGCTGCTGCGCAGCTATGCCAAGCTGGGTCCGCAGAAGGCGCAATACACGGTGCTCAAGCAGAACCTCAGCACCGAGTCGCTGGCGATCGGGATCAAGAAGGGCGAACCCACGCTGAAGGCCGTCGTGGACGACACGCTGCGCGACCTCGAGAAATCCGGCCAGGCCGAGAAGATCTTCTTCAAGTGGTATGGGCCCCAAACGGCGTCGGGCTTCCAGAGCCGCGACTTCCGGTTCGAGACCGACAAGATCGTCGAGTGA
- a CDS encoding pyridoxal-phosphate dependent enzyme, with protein sequence MRNPAVLDLIGNTPLLQVTRMDTGPCTLFLKLESQNPGGSIKDRVGLAMIETAERDGRLKPGGTVVEATAGNTGLGLALVARAKGYGVVLVVPDKMSTEKVLHLKALGADVRITRSDVGKGDPAYYQDYAARVAREIPGAFFADQFNNPANPLAHEEGTGPEIWEQTGHDVDAIVVGVGSAGTITGLTRFFRRVQPALQFVLADPAGSVVAEYTRSGQIGQAGSWAVEGIGEDFIPAIADLSGVAQAFSIEDAESFGTARELLRAEGILGGSSTGTLLAAALRYCRAQTEPRRVVSFVCDTGTRYLSKVYNDQWMLDHGLLARQNYGDLRDLISRRVEEGSVVSVGPDDTLSTALQRMQLAEVSQLPVLVEGRLVGVIDESDLLREVHAAADRFGWRVSSAMTDRVQTLSPGASIAQLEAVFERGHVAMVADAAGFHGLITRIDLLNHWRRKLK encoded by the coding sequence ATGCGCAATCCCGCTGTCCTCGACCTGATCGGCAACACGCCGCTGTTACAGGTGACGCGCATGGACACCGGTCCATGTACGCTGTTCCTCAAGCTGGAATCGCAGAACCCCGGCGGCTCGATCAAGGACCGCGTGGGCCTGGCCATGATCGAGACGGCAGAGCGCGATGGCCGTCTGAAGCCCGGCGGCACGGTGGTCGAGGCGACTGCCGGCAACACCGGGCTGGGGCTCGCGCTCGTGGCGAGGGCCAAGGGCTATGGGGTGGTGCTGGTGGTGCCCGACAAGATGTCGACCGAAAAGGTGCTGCACCTGAAGGCGCTCGGTGCCGACGTGCGTATCACGCGCTCCGACGTCGGCAAGGGCGATCCCGCCTACTACCAGGACTATGCAGCGCGAGTCGCCAGGGAAATACCCGGCGCGTTCTTCGCAGACCAGTTCAACAACCCGGCCAATCCGCTGGCGCACGAAGAGGGCACGGGGCCCGAGATCTGGGAGCAGACCGGCCACGACGTGGATGCGATCGTGGTCGGCGTCGGCTCCGCCGGCACCATCACCGGGCTGACGCGCTTCTTCCGCCGGGTGCAGCCTGCGCTGCAATTCGTGCTGGCCGACCCGGCCGGCTCGGTGGTCGCCGAATACACGCGCAGCGGCCAGATCGGGCAGGCGGGCTCGTGGGCGGTGGAAGGCATCGGCGAGGACTTCATCCCGGCCATCGCCGACCTGTCGGGCGTGGCGCAAGCCTTTTCGATCGAGGACGCGGAGAGCTTCGGCACCGCGCGCGAACTGCTGCGCGCCGAAGGCATTCTCGGCGGCTCGTCCACCGGCACGCTACTGGCGGCTGCGTTGCGCTACTGCCGCGCGCAGACGGAGCCTCGGCGCGTCGTGAGCTTCGTTTGCGACACCGGTACCCGCTACCTGTCGAAGGTCTACAACGACCAATGGATGCTCGATCACGGGCTGCTCGCGCGCCAGAACTACGGCGATCTGCGCGATCTGATCTCGCGCCGCGTCGAGGAAGGCAGTGTGGTCAGTGTCGGCCCGGACGACACCTTGTCGACCGCCTTGCAGCGCATGCAACTGGCCGAGGTGTCGCAACTGCCGGTGCTGGTCGAAGGCCGCCTGGTCGGCGTGATCGACGAGTCCGATCTGCTGCGCGAGGTCCATGCCGCTGCCGATCGTTTCGGCTGGCGAGTCAGCAGCGCCATGACGGACCGGGTACAGACGCTCTCGCCCGGCGCAAGCATCGCGCAACTGGAGGCAGTGTTCGAACGCGGCCACGTCGCGATGGTGGCGGACGCCGCGGGCTTCCACGGCCTGATCACCCGCATCGACTTGCTGAACCATTGGAGAAGGAAGCTGAAATGA
- a CDS encoding cupin domain-containing protein, with protein sequence METTDASKTQRFNISHPDERDFKTGGLRAYSAYRDLGTAAATNGLVQAHVIRMIAPFRPELSVRHHHEVQFQMVYCLKGWFQTEFEGVGVRRLEAGSCWVQPASIRHTVVGWSDDCELLEVLMPAQHATVNDP encoded by the coding sequence ATGGAAACCACCGACGCGTCGAAGACTCAGCGCTTCAACATCAGCCATCCCGACGAACGCGACTTCAAGACCGGCGGCTTGCGCGCCTACTCGGCTTACCGCGACCTCGGCACGGCTGCGGCCACGAACGGGCTGGTCCAGGCCCATGTGATCCGCATGATCGCGCCGTTCCGGCCCGAGCTCAGCGTGCGGCATCACCACGAGGTGCAGTTCCAGATGGTCTACTGCCTCAAGGGCTGGTTCCAGACCGAATTCGAGGGGGTCGGCGTGCGCCGACTCGAGGCCGGCTCGTGCTGGGTGCAGCCTGCCAGCATCCGGCACACGGTGGTCGGCTGGTCCGATGATTGCGAACTGCTCGAGGTGCTGATGCCCGCGCAGCACGCGACGGTCAACGATCCTTGA
- a CDS encoding FAD:protein FMN transferase: MATLLRRAKPMLGTVVMMHLVDAGGGDTAECRVRLSNAADSAFASIFAIERAMSAHHSDSDLGRMASAAPGATLTLDPHTIAVIRLARYWHALSRGAFDPCKAAARLAGVNGRPAAGDESGCKGTLRDLEILSATEVCLERPVSLDLGGIAKGYAVDIAIDTLRRLGVESALVNAGGDMRAIGTHAWPVEVRGRAGFRGIAPHAFRRTRNSAVASSEAQGPTAEFVRTLPRVRAVTPWSSCTVMARDCVTADALTKWGLQSAEDSSRLRRALRQHKARLWRS; encoded by the coding sequence ATGGCAACGCTCCTGCGACGCGCCAAGCCGATGCTCGGGACGGTGGTGATGATGCATCTCGTGGATGCGGGAGGCGGCGACACCGCCGAGTGCCGCGTTCGTCTCTCCAATGCCGCCGACTCCGCCTTCGCGAGCATCTTCGCCATAGAGCGCGCGATGAGCGCGCACCACTCCGACTCCGATCTCGGGCGCATGGCAAGCGCTGCGCCGGGCGCCACGTTGACGCTCGATCCGCACACAATCGCGGTGATCCGGCTTGCGCGGTACTGGCATGCATTGAGTCGAGGCGCTTTCGATCCATGCAAGGCAGCTGCACGACTGGCCGGCGTCAACGGCCGGCCCGCGGCGGGCGATGAATCCGGGTGCAAAGGCACACTGCGCGACCTCGAGATCCTGTCCGCGACCGAGGTTTGCCTCGAACGGCCGGTGAGCCTCGATCTCGGCGGCATTGCCAAAGGCTATGCGGTCGACATCGCGATCGATACGCTGCGGCGACTTGGCGTCGAATCCGCATTGGTCAACGCGGGCGGGGATATGCGTGCGATCGGTACGCACGCCTGGCCCGTCGAAGTGCGTGGACGCGCCGGGTTTCGTGGCATTGCGCCACACGCTTTCCGTCGAACGCGCAATTCGGCCGTCGCGAGTTCGGAGGCGCAAGGACCGACGGCGGAGTTCGTGCGGACGCTTCCGCGCGTGCGGGCGGTCACGCCCTGGTCGAGCTGCACCGTGATGGCACGCGACTGCGTCACCGCGGACGCCCTGACGAAATGGGGCCTTCAGAGCGCCGAGGATTCATCGCGCTTGCGCCGGGCGCTTCGTCAGCACAAGGCGAGACTGTGGCGAAGCTGA